The Fimbriimonadaceae bacterium nucleotide sequence GGGTCGGGCAACTCGGAGCAGGTCGTGACGGGCAACCCGATCAACGACCTCGTCTTTAAGCTCGAGCCGACTTCCAAGGACCGGGTCGCGATGGTCGTCCCGAACCTGAACTTCCGCTCCGATGCGAGCCTGCCCATCGATCGCGCGGTGAAGCGGAGCTTCGCCGAATCGTTCGTCGAGCAGTTCCGCGTGGAAGCCCGGTCGAAGGAGCGGGACTCCTTCCTGATCGACGTAAGTGACCTCTTCAGGGGCGACATCGCGCGCCTCAACGCCTTGTTCCAAGGCGGTGGCGGGCTCATTCCGGGCCTCGGCGGCGGGTCGAGCTATTCGATGGACCGCGAAAAGTCGTACGTCAGCTCCTTCAAGCTTTTCCCAGAGAACCTCGTCGCGGAGACGGTCTACAACTTCCAGGGGAGCGGCGGCGGTGGCGGCGGCCTCGCCGATCTGTTCGGCGGCGGCACCAACGCGGACCCGCGCAGCATCGTCGTCAAGGTCGTCTACAACCTCTTCCCGCTCCCGACCGACAACGGCTATAAGCCGCGCAAGTACGACGCCCGCGTCGGCTATTTCACGGTCGCCTACCAGGACTTCACCAAGGACGCGGACCGCGACCAGACCACGCAGTGGATCATCCGCTGGAACCTGCAGAAGAAAGACCCGAGTCAAGCGCTCTCCGAGCCCGTCAAGCCGATCGTCTTCTGGCTGGACAACGCCATCCCCACTGACTACCGCGATGCGGTCCGCGACGCGCTGCTCGTCTGGAACCCGGCCTTTGAAAAAATCGGTTTCAAGGACGCCATCCAAGTGAAGCAGATGCCGGACGACGCCGACTTCGACCCGGCCGATATGCGCTACAACGTGGTGCGCTGGGTGGCTTCGCCCAACGCCGCCTATGCCGTCGCACTGTTCCGCCCGAACCCGGTCACCGGTGAGATCCTGAACGCCTCGATCCTGGTCGACGCGAACATCGTTCGCGCCACCACCGGCGAGTTCCAGGTCGCCATCGACCCGGCCAGCGCCGTGACCGTCGAATCGGAGCCTAAGCCGGAATCTCTGGCCGCGCTCCCCTTCAACTGCCGCGCCGCCACCGACGGCCTCCACCAGGCCCACGTCGGCAACCTCGCGGTCCAGCTCTTGGCCGCAGAACACCCGTGGATGAGCGAAAAGGAGTACCTGAAGCAGTTCATCACCCACGTCGTCGCCCACGAATTCGGGCACATCCTCGGCCTTCGCCACAACTTCGTCGCCAGCACCGAGTTGGACGCCCACCAGCTGGGTAACCCGGACCTGGTGAGTAAGGACAGCACCTCGGCGAGCGTCATGGACTACGTGCCGTTCAACCCGTTCGCGCTCTCCGCGCCGGGCACCGCCTTCTATGGCCCCGGCATCGGCAAGTACGACGCCTGGGCCGTCGCCTATGGCTATAGCGACTTCGGCGGCTCTCGAATCGGCGAGCAGCGCCGCCTGGCCGAAATCGCGACCCAGACTAACTCGCCCGGCCTCGCCTACCAGAGCGACGAGGTCGCAGACGGCTTCGACCCGTATATCACGCGGTTCGACCTCAGCGCCCAGCCGATCGAGTACTGGACCAAGATGGGGGACCTTTCCAAGAGCCTCCTCTCCAACCTGAGTTCGAGGCTTCCGCGGAACGGCGAAAGCTACTACAAGTTCACGCGGGACTTCAACTCCCTGCTCTCGTTCCAGACGCGGAGCGCGAGCCAGCTCGTCCGCTACGTCG carries:
- a CDS encoding zinc-dependent metalloprotease; amino-acid sequence: MTSKRTSLGQGRLYGLFFALSLVAAAPAVQEKVKLQVLGTEGQIARYKSTANVQLDAGGQQLKLEINETYKVTVMKSADGTVTFERLTESSSQSINGQTMPASEEKEAPSTTVVRADGTLASYKDSRSEDDEGFSVRLWIAQQPVFSEKPVGVGDKWKYDYKADATLRSKAASANFELVAFEEVAGVKCAKINMRYTESSGTPALGSKSVLWVEVATGDVVKNTFELSNVPFPGPTGTIYAQATGTGERTAGSPMPGGPGGEAGAEPEAKKIEDVVKGYDKLEGFVTAYTKDEEGRKSIYLEVKNDQVGKLMMLQATAGSGNSEQVVTGNPINDLVFKLEPTSKDRVAMVVPNLNFRSDASLPIDRAVKRSFAESFVEQFRVEARSKERDSFLIDVSDLFRGDIARLNALFQGGGGLIPGLGGGSSYSMDREKSYVSSFKLFPENLVAETVYNFQGSGGGGGGLADLFGGGTNADPRSIVVKVVYNLFPLPTDNGYKPRKYDARVGYFTVAYQDFTKDADRDQTTQWIIRWNLQKKDPSQALSEPVKPIVFWLDNAIPTDYRDAVRDALLVWNPAFEKIGFKDAIQVKQMPDDADFDPADMRYNVVRWVASPNAAYAVALFRPNPVTGEILNASILVDANIVRATTGEFQVAIDPASAVTVESEPKPESLAALPFNCRAATDGLHQAHVGNLAVQLLAAEHPWMSEKEYLKQFITHVVAHEFGHILGLRHNFVASTELDAHQLGNPDLVSKDSTSASVMDYVPFNPFALSAPGTAFYGPGIGKYDAWAVAYGYSDFGGSRIGEQRRLAEIATQTNSPGLAYQSDEVADGFDPYITRFDLSAQPIEYWTKMGDLSKSLLSNLSSRLPRNGESYYKFTRDFNSLLSFQTRSASQLVRYVGALRRNANFRGDAGEKPTLAPIPLEEQRQALQALAQTALAENSFELRKSDLVYFTMNPDAGLMEGMIAGSNSFPILDQLSAAQKGILNNLMSPARLSRVANNQFKAPEGQLSLAEIFQTVDSAVWSEVAGRRQVTQIRRDLQRNHVDLLMTFMLRPQSGLPNDARTLAWDNLRTLAGKLEAAAPKTADTMTRLHWEETAMRIRRALDARETIGGQGQAPMSLLEMLLGGGRTKD